The Desulfococcus multivorans DNA window GGAAGGACTTGCCCGCGTTCGCTTCGTCCTCTTTCCAGTCAGCAACGAGCTTGGGCGGAAGCTGAGCGTCGGCCAGCACCGAACCATCCATATCGAAACCGAAGTGAGCCAGGGTCAGCGGCGTCTTCTTGCCGACCTTGACGCCAGAGAGGTCGTAGTACCAGATTTTTTCGGTCTTCCGCCCTTTGGTGAAGAACAGCAGGTTGGTTTTCACTCCGGCCCCGGCGGTGGAGAAGACCCCACCGGGCAGGCTGACGATGGCCCACAGGTCACATTCGTCCACCAGCTTACGCTTGGTCTCGACAAAGGCGCTCTCGTTGGTGCGAAACAGCAGCCCCTCATCAAGGACGATGGCGCAGGTGCCATCCGGGGCCAGTTCGCTGAGGATATCCTGCACGAACAGCACTTGGGTGGAACTGGTCTCAAAGTCGAAATGCTTCTGGGCGTCCTTGCCCTCCTTGCCGCCAAAGGGCGGGTTGGTGAGGATGTAGTCGAAGAATTTCGGGGCCTGCTCAAACAGCGCGGCGTAGGTGGCGCGGCCGGTCAGAGTGTTGCCGTGCCAGAGGTTGGGCTGGTCGATGCCGTGCAGCACCAGGTTGGCTAGAGCAATCGGGAAAACCAGGTTTTCCTTTTCCCGGCCGAAGAAGGTGTCGTGCTTCAGGGTGTCGATATCGAGGCTTGCGGCGCTCTGCCCCAACTTGCGGGAGATGTGCTCGTAAGCGATGGCCAGGAAGCCGCCGGTGCCGCAGCCTGGGTCGTAGATGGTTTTGCCCGGTTCGGGATCGACCGTATGCACCATGGCACGGATCACCTCGCGCGGGGTGAAGAACTGGCCGCCGTCGGAGTTCTTCTCGCCCATTTTCAGCAGCAGGTCTTCATACACCTGGGACAGGGTGAAAAAGTGGGTGTCGTCCACGTGGTCGATATGGATCTGGTGCACCTTGTCGAGGATGTCACGCAAGTTGGTTTCCGAATCCACCCGCACCCGCTCAACCGCCGTCATGATGCGGCCGATGATGCGCTGCTTGCGCGAGGCCGAGGGGTTGGGCAA harbors:
- a CDS encoding N-6 DNA methylase → MARKTTKKKQPKAIASTQSLSAFVKSICDIMRRSNCASALQYVPELTWILFLRILDAQEEKARDKAEAVGATFTPALASPYRWQDWAAPFSEKDDHLQTSDGKPYGWKRQELFAAGDGRLFDFINKELLPHLHGLDVDARTGLPNPSASRKQRIIGRIMTAVERVRVDSETNLRDILDKVHQIHIDHVDDTHFFTLSQVYEDLLLKMGEKNSDGGQFFTPREVIRAMVHTVDPEPGKTIYDPGCGTGGFLAIAYEHISRKLGQSAASLDIDTLKHDTFFGREKENLVFPIALANLVLHGIDQPNLWHGNTLTGRATYAALFEQAPKFFDYILTNPPFGGKEGKDAQKHFDFETSSTQVLFVQDILSELAPDGTCAIVLDEGLLFRTNESAFVETKRKLVDECDLWAIVSLPGGVFSTAGAGVKTNLLFFTKGRKTEKIWYYDLSGVKVGKKTPLTLAHFGFDMDGSVLADAQLPPKLVADWKEDEANAGKSFPSYAGLLLKRGTPQGESRYSWTVDFAARRAKAREEMQPLLDEAAAIKADVVDLKEQLKRLKKEKADKEALNAVDGQIREKEKAAKDIETKAADIDAAVFDLKAVNPNAVTKVDDRTPQQIIGSIEQQGRIVSEALGRLATLLTAE